The genomic interval CAACTGGGACGGCACCGCCGACGTCATCGAGTCCGGCGGTGACCTCGGCCGGATCGGCCGGATCAACGTGATCCCCGACAAGGACCAGCGGATGGCGGAGATCAACGCCAACCCGATCCGCTGGATCTACTTCATGGCGATCCGCAACACCGTCGGCGAGGGCCACGACCAGTTCGTCGACGACATGTACTCCACCCCGGACGGCACCTCGGTGGTCGTCTCCCGGCCCAGCTTCGCGGACGTCGTCTCCCTCGACCTGGCCACCGGACGCGTCAACTGGCGCTTCCCGGTGTCCGGCCACCGCTCCGACCACATGGCCGTGTCGCCCGACGGCACGCGCGTCGCCGTCTCCGCCTCGACGTCCAACACGGTGCACGTGCTGGACATCGAGACCGGCGAGGAGGTGGGAAAGTTCAAGACCGGCGACAAGCCGCACGAGAACGTCTTCAGCCGGGACGGCCGCTACATCTGGAACATGTCCATCGGCGAGGTGAACACCGACCTGGACGCGCCCTGGCTGGACTGGACGAAGGGCGACCGCAAGATCACGGTCGCCGACGCCCGGACGTTCGAGCAGGTCCGGGTCATCGACATGCGGGAGCGGCTGGACGCGGCGGGTTTCAAGGAGTACTCGGACGCGGTCCGCCCCGCCGCCTTCTCCCCCGACGAGTCGAAGCTGTACTTCCAGGTGTCGTTCTTCCACGGCTTCTTCGAGTACGACGTCGCCGCCGACCGGATCACCCGGGTCAAGACCCTGCCGAAGAACCCGGACACCGGCGAGGACCGCACCACCTGGGTCAACGACTCCCGTCACCACGGCATCACCATGAAGCCCGACGGCGCCAAGCTGTGCGTGGCGGGCACCATGGACGACTACGCGACCGTGGTCGACCGCGACACCTTCGAGCACGGCCCGCTGGTCACCGTCTCCAAGCCGTACTGGGCGACCGTCAGCGGCGACGGGGAGTCCTGCGTGGTCTCCGAGAGCGGCGCCGACCGGGTCACGGCGATCGACTTCGCGACCGGCGAGAAGACCGCGTCCGTCCCGGTCGGCGACCACCCGCAGCGAGTGCGGCTCGGCCATGTGCGGGAGGGCTGGACCGGACCCTCGGGCGGCTGACCCGCGCCGCACGCGGGTGGCCGATGGTCCTGAACCGCCCGTCCCCCGCTCGAATCTCCTCCGGGATGTGTGAGTCCCACGGACAGGGGTAGTCGCCACGTATCACCTCCGATGGAAGGGGGTCCGTGGAAGAGTCGCATCACTCGCAGGGCCCGGGCCGTTTCCACCGAAGCGAAGCGGCCCGGACCGTCGGCGCGGCGGCAGGTTCTCATTCCGGGTGCTGATCTGAACCGTGCGACGGCACCTCGAGGTGCCTTTCGGACGTCTGACCGTCTTGGGCGTACGCGTCCGTCGTCGAGATCACCAGCAGCTTCGTGACGGTGCCGTCGTCGCCGGTCACGTCCCGTACGTGCCGGAAGCCCAGGCGGCGGCACATGGCCAGGCTGGGGGTGTTGTCCGCGCCGACCATGCCGTAGGCCTCCTTCAGGCCCAGGTCGTCGGCGGCGTGGCGCAGCAGGCCGCGGACCACTTCAGTGCCCAGGCCCCGGCCCCAGTACGGGGGCGCGAGGGCAGCGATCAGCTCGTGTCCGTCGACATTGCCTGTCTTCTTCACCTCCGCGTGTCCGACGAAGGTCTCCCCCTGCCACACCCCCCATACGTCGAACAGGCGTTGCGGGTAGATGTCGGTGAGGATGGTGCGGAACAGCGTGCGGATGTCCGCCTCGGGCACGCGTTCCTGGCCCATCCAGCGGCAGACCTCCTCGTCGCGCAGCAGCTCCACGAAGGCGTCCTCGTCCTCGGGGCGGTAGGGGCGGAACGTGAGTCGTTCGGTGTGCAGGACCGGTGTGGTCATCAGGCTCCTCGGGACATGCGGGGAGGACGGCGGAACCGGGCCGGGGCAGGCGGCAGCGGGACGCACCCCGGCCCGGTCTCTCGTGCCTCCGCGCGAGTGCGTCAGGCTTCGGCGTTCTCCATGCGCTCCCGCAGGCTGCGGGGACGCATGTCGGTCCAGACCTCGTCGACGTAGGCGGAGCACTCCGCCTCCGTGCCCTCCTTGCCGACGGGCTGCCAGCCGGCGGGCACCTCGATGTCGACGGGCCACAGCGAGTACTGCTCCTCGTCGTTGCGCAGCACCTGGTAGCGGGTGTTCTCGTCCATGTCCGGCTGTCTCGCTCTCTCGGTCGGTGATCGGGTGGTGATCGGGTGGTGATCGGTCGGTGAAAGGGGGCTGGGACGGGATTCCGTCTGCGGCGGCGGGGCGCGGGCCGCGAGGCGGGGCGTCACCGGCGGTGGCGGGCGTGGTGGGCGTGGTGGGCGATGTGGCGCAAGGCCCGGGCGAAGTCCTCGGCGACAGCGCGCACGGTGGCGGTGGCGTGCAGGGCGGGCCGGTGGTGCCAGATGAAGGACAGCCGCCCGCGCTGGACGGCGCCGATGATCTCCAGCGGGTGGGAGCCGCTGTCGCGCGGGTCGTGGTGGCGGCCGAACGAGCCGTGTTCGGCGCGTATCAGGCCGTGACCGGGGTTCTCCGGGCGGGCGTCCCACTGTCCGAGGTAGTTGAAGACGACCTGTCCGTGGGCGGCGCGTCCCAGGCGTTCGCGCACCTCGGGCGGGCCGAAGGTGCGCAGCGCGCCGAAGCCGAGGCCGTTGCCGGGCACGGCGCGCAGCTGGCGGCGTACGGACTTCACC from Streptomyces sp. DH-12 carries:
- a CDS encoding MbtH family NRPS accessory protein, encoding MDENTRYQVLRNDEEQYSLWPVDIEVPAGWQPVGKEGTEAECSAYVDEVWTDMRPRSLRERMENAEA
- a CDS encoding PQQ-binding-like beta-propeller repeat protein, with product MTPHPQRRPAVPIRSRHLCTLAAAVALTLTAPGAVASAAGPAAPSDGLREVLFVGNNWDGTADVIESGGDLGRIGRINVIPDKDQRMAEINANPIRWIYFMAIRNTVGEGHDQFVDDMYSTPDGTSVVVSRPSFADVVSLDLATGRVNWRFPVSGHRSDHMAVSPDGTRVAVSASTSNTVHVLDIETGEEVGKFKTGDKPHENVFSRDGRYIWNMSIGEVNTDLDAPWLDWTKGDRKITVADARTFEQVRVIDMRERLDAAGFKEYSDAVRPAAFSPDESKLYFQVSFFHGFFEYDVAADRITRVKTLPKNPDTGEDRTTWVNDSRHHGITMKPDGAKLCVAGTMDDYATVVDRDTFEHGPLVTVSKPYWATVSGDGESCVVSESGADRVTAIDFATGEKTASVPVGDHPQRVRLGHVREGWTGPSGG
- a CDS encoding GNAT family N-acetyltransferase, with the protein product MTTPVLHTERLTFRPYRPEDEDAFVELLRDEEVCRWMGQERVPEADIRTLFRTILTDIYPQRLFDVWGVWQGETFVGHAEVKKTGNVDGHELIAALAPPYWGRGLGTEVVRGLLRHAADDLGLKEAYGMVGADNTPSLAMCRRLGFRHVRDVTGDDGTVTKLLVISTTDAYAQDGQTSERHLEVPSHGSDQHPE